One stretch of Shewanella sp. Arc9-LZ DNA includes these proteins:
- the prfA gene encoding peptide chain release factor 1 yields the protein MKESVIRKLEGLLERNEEVLALLSDATVISDQDRFRGLSKEYSQLEDVVSSFKAFQQAQKDFDYAKEMLEEDDLEMREMAQDEYKQSKQVLEKLEDELQVLLLPTDPNDDTNAFLEIRAGAGGDEAAIFAGDLYRMYSRYCEANRWQMEVMNVNEGEHGGFKEIIVKISGDGAYGKLKFESGGHRVQRVPETESQGRVHTSACTVVVLHEVPEAEAISINAADLKVDTFRASGAGGQHVNKTDSAIRITHIPSGIIVECQDQRSQHKNRAQAMSVLAARIQAVEDEKRRSAEETTRRSLVASGDRSERIRTYNYPQGRVSDHRINLTLYRLNEVMEGDLNVLLEPIMLEHQADMLAALADD from the coding sequence ATGAAAGAATCCGTTATCCGCAAGCTTGAAGGCTTGCTCGAACGTAATGAAGAAGTATTAGCGTTACTCAGTGATGCTACCGTGATTTCGGATCAAGACCGTTTTCGTGGATTATCAAAAGAATATTCTCAACTTGAAGATGTTGTGAGTAGCTTTAAGGCATTTCAACAAGCTCAAAAAGATTTCGACTACGCCAAAGAGATGCTTGAAGAAGACGATCTTGAAATGCGCGAAATGGCGCAAGATGAGTATAAGCAGTCAAAGCAAGTGCTAGAAAAGCTTGAAGATGAATTACAAGTTTTACTATTGCCAACAGACCCTAACGATGACACCAACGCGTTTCTTGAAATTCGCGCCGGTGCTGGTGGTGATGAAGCGGCTATTTTTGCTGGCGACTTATACCGTATGTATTCACGTTACTGTGAAGCCAACCGTTGGCAAATGGAAGTGATGAATGTCAACGAAGGCGAGCATGGCGGTTTTAAAGAAATCATTGTTAAAATCAGTGGTGACGGTGCTTACGGTAAATTAAAGTTTGAGTCAGGCGGACATCGCGTTCAACGTGTGCCTGAAACCGAATCTCAAGGTCGTGTGCATACTTCTGCTTGTACTGTTGTGGTATTGCATGAAGTACCAGAGGCTGAAGCGATTTCGATTAATGCAGCAGACTTAAAAGTGGATACATTCCGCGCCTCTGGTGCGGGTGGTCAGCACGTTAACAAAACCGATTCTGCTATTCGTATTACCCATATTCCATCGGGCATTATTGTTGAGTGTCAGGATCAGCGTTCACAACATAAAAACCGTGCCCAAGCGATGAGTGTATTGGCCGCGCGTATTCAAGCGGTTGAAGATGAAAAAAGACGTAGCGCTGAAGAAACAACCCGCCGTAGTTTAGTGGCCAGTGGTGATCGTTCTGAACGTATTAGAACGTACAATTACCCACAAGGTCGCGTAAGTGATCATCGTATCAACTTAACGCTATATCGCTTGAATGAAGTCATGGAAGGCGATTTAAATGTCTTGCTTGAACCTATCATGCTAGAACATCAAGCAGACATGCTTGCAGCGTTAGCTGACGATTAA
- a CDS encoding ribose-phosphate pyrophosphokinase, with amino-acid sequence MPDIKLFAGNATPNLAAKIADRLFCKLGDAVVGRFSDGEISVQINENVRGADVFIIQSTCAPTNDNLMELIVMVDALRRASAGRITAVIPYFGYARQDRRVRSARVPITAKVVADFLSSVGVDRVLTCDLHAEQIQGFFDVPVDNVFGSPVLLEDMLAKKLENPVVVSPDIGGVVRARAVAKLLDDSDLAIIDKRRPQANVAQVMHIIGDVQGRDCIIVDDMIDTGGTLCKAAEALKEHGANRVFAYATHPVFSGNAAENIANSVIDEVIVTDTVPLSPEMLKVAKVTQLTMSAVLAEAIRRVSNEESISAMFRH; translated from the coding sequence GTGCCCGACATCAAGCTCTTTGCTGGTAACGCTACCCCAAATCTAGCCGCCAAGATAGCCGACCGTTTATTTTGCAAACTTGGCGACGCAGTTGTAGGCCGTTTCAGCGACGGTGAAATCAGTGTTCAAATAAACGAGAATGTACGTGGTGCGGATGTGTTCATCATCCAATCTACTTGCGCACCAACTAACGATAATCTCATGGAGCTTATTGTAATGGTTGACGCGCTACGTCGTGCATCAGCGGGTCGTATTACTGCCGTTATTCCGTACTTTGGTTATGCTCGTCAAGACCGCCGTGTACGCAGTGCACGTGTACCCATTACCGCAAAAGTTGTTGCAGATTTCTTGTCAAGCGTGGGTGTTGACCGCGTATTGACTTGTGACTTACATGCTGAGCAAATTCAAGGCTTCTTTGATGTCCCTGTTGATAACGTGTTCGGTAGCCCTGTGTTACTTGAAGACATGTTGGCAAAGAAATTAGAAAATCCTGTTGTTGTGTCTCCTGATATTGGCGGTGTAGTTCGTGCTCGTGCAGTTGCCAAGCTATTAGATGATTCTGACCTTGCGATTATCGATAAGCGTCGTCCACAAGCTAACGTTGCCCAAGTAATGCATATTATTGGTGATGTTCAAGGCCGTGATTGCATCATCGTTGATGACATGATCGACACGGGTGGCACCTTATGTAAAGCTGCTGAAGCATTAAAAGAACATGGCGCTAACCGCGTGTTCGCTTATGCTACTCATCCGGTATTCTCAGGCAATGCTGCTGAAAATATTGCTAATTCTGTTATCGATGAAGTTATCGTGACAGACACGGTGCCATTAAGCCCTGAAATGCTGAAAGTGGCTAAAGTGACCCAGCTAACGATGTCTGCAGTATTAGCTGAAGCGATTCGTCGCGTTAGCAACGAAGAGTCAATCTCTGCGATGTTTCGCCACTAA
- a CDS encoding tetratricopeptide repeat protein — MAKYHLDDAVSIPETAFELSEHLGFSTSKPAMWAWYEMAGSVLSHYVVDQQARLEGLFKWFYNDLGFCARDDYFSVEAADLSYCVLKRQGNSTTLSILLILLAKQLDLTLEAVLLPGNTVLKSQVNDVIRYHDPLTGEELSRHQLHAFVRGELGNAAKLKPSHLKTATLKRLISRMLHELKAGCIVSHKFEQAMECCNLLLQWHPDDVHLNRERAFIAQQLGCIKVAMSDLQHFIDLSPHDPVIELVKIQLKELSQHMQVYH; from the coding sequence ATGGCAAAATATCATCTTGATGATGCAGTTTCGATACCTGAAACTGCATTTGAACTCTCTGAACATCTTGGCTTTTCAACCTCTAAACCTGCTATGTGGGCATGGTATGAAATGGCTGGTTCGGTATTGAGTCACTATGTTGTTGACCAACAAGCACGGCTTGAAGGTCTGTTTAAGTGGTTTTACAATGATTTAGGCTTTTGTGCTCGCGATGACTATTTTAGTGTTGAGGCGGCAGATTTAAGCTATTGCGTGTTAAAGCGTCAAGGTAACAGCACCACGTTATCAATATTACTCATTTTATTGGCTAAGCAACTCGACTTAACACTCGAGGCGGTTTTATTACCCGGTAATACGGTATTAAAAAGCCAAGTGAATGATGTTATTAGATATCATGATCCGCTTACAGGTGAAGAGCTTAGCCGTCATCAGTTGCATGCATTTGTACGTGGTGAATTGGGTAATGCGGCTAAATTAAAGCCGAGTCATCTAAAAACAGCTACGCTAAAACGATTAATTAGCCGCATGTTACATGAGCTAAAAGCGGGTTGTATTGTCAGTCATAAATTTGAACAGGCAATGGAATGCTGTAATTTATTATTACAATGGCATCCAGATGATGTACATCTTAATCGCGAGCGAGCGTTTATTGCGCAGCAATTAGGTTGCATTAAAGTGGCCATGTCTGATTTACAACACTTCATTGATTTGAGTCCGCATGATCCGGTGATTGAACTGGTTAAGATTCAATTAAAGGAACTCAGTCAACATATGCAGGTTTATCATTAA
- the prmC gene encoding peptide chain release factor N(5)-glutamine methyltransferase, producing MTQSSYSTIAEALQWAYSQLAATSESAHVDAEALLLHCMNKNRSFLYTWPERQLTSEQFKAYSQMITKRQSGTPVAHIIGEREFWSLPFIVNDSTLIPRPDTEILVETALNLSVRHNAKVLDLGTGTGAIALALASERPKWRITAIDNVPEAVELAKANRGNLNLTEVEIIQSDWFSAVEQRDFDLIVSNPPYIDEADEHLHLGDVRFEPQSALTAGNEGYADLYYIAEQARAHLLPGGYLLLEHGYEQAIKVREKLIELGYQNVATVRDFGSNDRCTLGQWAD from the coding sequence TTGACTCAGTCTTCGTATTCAACAATTGCTGAAGCCCTGCAATGGGCTTATTCACAATTAGCTGCAACCTCTGAATCTGCACATGTGGATGCAGAGGCATTGCTATTGCATTGTATGAATAAAAATCGCAGTTTTTTATACACTTGGCCTGAGCGGCAGCTGACCAGTGAGCAATTTAAAGCTTATAGTCAGATGATTACTAAGCGTCAAAGTGGCACTCCGGTTGCGCATATTATTGGTGAGCGAGAGTTTTGGTCATTACCCTTCATTGTCAACGACTCCACCCTTATTCCACGACCTGATACTGAAATTTTAGTAGAGACTGCACTGAACTTATCTGTGCGTCACAATGCCAAAGTATTGGATTTAGGTACCGGAACGGGGGCCATTGCATTGGCTCTAGCGTCTGAGCGGCCAAAATGGCGAATTACTGCCATTGATAATGTGCCTGAGGCTGTCGAGCTTGCTAAAGCTAATCGCGGTAATCTTAATTTAACCGAAGTCGAAATTATCCAGTCGGACTGGTTTTCAGCGGTAGAGCAGCGCGATTTTGATTTAATTGTGTCTAATCCTCCTTACATTGATGAAGCCGATGAGCATCTTCATTTAGGCGATGTTCGCTTTGAACCGCAAAGTGCACTCACCGCAGGCAATGAAGGTTATGCTGATTTGTATTACATTGCAGAGCAAGCAAGGGCTCATTTACTTCCCGGTGGTTACTTATTGCTTGAGCATGGCTATGAGCAGGCAATCAAAGTTCGTGAAAAACTGATTGAGCTGGGTTATCAAAATGTCGCCACAGTGCGAGACTTTGGCAGCAATGATCGATGTACGCTAGGACAATGGGCTGATTGA
- the kdsA gene encoding 3-deoxy-8-phosphooctulonate synthase, with protein MDQKIIQLSNNVQVANDKPFVLFGGMNVLESRDLAMSIAEHYVEVTQKLGIPYVFKASFDKANRSSVNSYRGPGMEEGLRIFEEIKSTFNVPMITDVHEIHQCAPVAEVVDIIQLPAFLARQTDLVVAMAKTGAVINVKKPQFLAPHEMRHIITKFNEAGNDNIILCERGSSFGYNNLVVDMLGMDEMKQTGYPVIFDATHALQRPGGRADSAGGRRAQATELARSGMALGLAGLFIEAHPDPDNAKCDGPCALPLHLLEKYLTQMKAVDELVKSFEFIDTSK; from the coding sequence ATGGATCAAAAAATTATTCAGTTATCTAATAACGTTCAAGTCGCTAACGATAAGCCGTTCGTGTTATTTGGTGGTATGAATGTGCTTGAGTCGCGCGATTTAGCAATGTCGATTGCCGAGCATTATGTGGAAGTGACCCAAAAGCTTGGCATTCCATATGTGTTTAAAGCGTCTTTTGATAAAGCCAATCGTTCATCGGTTAACTCATACCGTGGCCCTGGTATGGAAGAAGGTTTACGTATTTTTGAAGAAATAAAATCAACCTTTAACGTACCGATGATAACCGATGTGCATGAAATTCATCAGTGTGCGCCAGTTGCAGAAGTTGTCGATATTATTCAGTTGCCTGCATTTTTAGCACGCCAAACTGATCTTGTAGTGGCAATGGCGAAAACCGGTGCAGTGATCAATGTGAAAAAACCGCAGTTTCTAGCGCCACACGAAATGCGTCACATCATTACCAAGTTTAACGAAGCCGGTAATGACAATATTATTTTATGTGAACGTGGCAGTAGTTTTGGTTACAACAACCTCGTTGTAGACATGCTAGGCATGGACGAAATGAAACAAACCGGTTATCCGGTAATATTTGATGCCACTCATGCACTACAACGCCCTGGTGGACGAGCAGATTCTGCTGGTGGACGTCGTGCACAAGCAACCGAGCTTGCTCGTAGTGGTATGGCATTAGGTTTAGCGGGTCTATTTATCGAAGCCCATCCCGATCCTGATAATGCAAAATGCGATGGCCCATGTGCGCTACCACTGCATTTATTAGAGAAATACCTAACCCAGATGAAAGCGGTAGATGAATTGGTTAAATCTTTTGAGTTTATTGATACCAGCAAGTAA
- a CDS encoding DUF819 domain-containing protein, producing MTTSAMVSNDATALGILAVILGFVFYTSSSTHPFWQKFYKYIPALLLCYFLPSLLNTFGVIDGHASQLYFVASRYLLPACLVLLILSVDLKAILSLGPKAVIMFLTGTLGIVIGGPIALLSVSMIDPSLLGGNGPDAVWRGMTTLAGSWIGGGANQAAMKEIYSVGGEIFSVMVTVDVIVANIWMAVLLFMASKAKEIDARTGADTTAIEALKEKVEKYHAENSRIPSLRDIMLIVAVGFGVTGFAHFAADFLGPFFEANYPWTEDYSLTSKFFWLVVIVTTIGLGLSFSPVRHLEASGASKIASAFLYILVATIGLHMDVSKVMDTPIYFLIGIVWMLVHAGLMLLVAKLIKAPLFYMAVGSQANVGGAASAPVVAAAFHPALAPVGVLLAVFGYALGTYMAWLCGQLLQIVAA from the coding sequence ATGACAACGTCAGCAATGGTGAGCAATGATGCCACCGCACTGGGTATACTCGCCGTTATTTTAGGTTTTGTTTTTTACACTAGTTCATCTACCCATCCGTTTTGGCAAAAATTCTATAAATACATCCCAGCATTACTACTGTGCTATTTCTTACCTTCATTACTAAACACTTTTGGCGTGATTGATGGTCATGCGTCACAACTGTATTTTGTTGCTTCGCGGTATTTATTACCTGCGTGTTTAGTGTTATTGATTTTAAGTGTCGATTTAAAAGCCATCCTGAGTTTAGGCCCTAAAGCGGTGATAATGTTTTTAACCGGCACGCTGGGGATTGTTATTGGCGGACCGATTGCGCTATTAAGTGTATCAATGATTGATCCATCACTACTAGGTGGTAATGGTCCTGACGCAGTATGGCGCGGCATGACAACCTTAGCGGGAAGTTGGATTGGTGGTGGTGCAAACCAAGCCGCGATGAAAGAGATTTATTCGGTCGGTGGTGAGATATTCTCGGTAATGGTTACGGTAGATGTCATCGTGGCCAATATTTGGATGGCAGTACTGCTGTTTATGGCATCAAAAGCTAAAGAGATTGATGCCAGAACGGGTGCAGACACCACCGCAATTGAAGCACTAAAAGAGAAAGTAGAAAAGTACCACGCCGAGAATTCACGTATTCCATCACTTCGCGACATCATGTTAATTGTGGCTGTTGGGTTTGGGGTGACAGGTTTTGCCCATTTTGCGGCAGATTTCTTGGGGCCATTCTTTGAAGCCAACTATCCGTGGACCGAAGATTACAGTTTAACCTCTAAATTCTTCTGGTTAGTGGTAATTGTGACTACTATTGGCTTAGGACTTTCATTTAGCCCTGTGCGTCATCTTGAAGCCTCTGGCGCATCTAAAATCGCCTCGGCATTTTTATACATTCTCGTTGCAACCATAGGTTTGCATATGGATGTGTCTAAAGTCATGGATACGCCGATTTATTTCTTAATCGGTATCGTGTGGATGTTAGTGCATGCAGGATTAATGTTATTGGTTGCTAAACTCATTAAAGCGCCATTGTTTTATATGGCAGTGGGCAGCCAGGCAAACGTGGGCGGAGCAGCATCGGCGCCTGTGGTGGCTGCTGCATTCCATCCAGCATTAGCACCTGTAGGGGTGTTGTTGGCAGTATTCGGTTATGCATTAGGTACTTACATGGCATGGCTATGTGGTCAGTTATTACAAATTGTTGCAGCGTAA
- the hemA gene encoding glutamyl-tRNA reductase, producing the protein MSLVIIGINHKTATVDLREKVAFSPDRIHDAMKSLASRTRTGEAVIVSTCNRTELYCNNAEKEDIIEWLEDYHGLDHSDLMPCIYVYEEQVAVKHLMRVASGLDSLVLGEPQILGQVKQAFVKAKEAGTIALTIDRLFQNTFSVAKKVRTDTEIGAAAVSVAFAAVSMAKHIFSSLSTTKVLLIGAGETIELVAKHLKDNGVASMVVANRTIERAQAMCEEFNATAITLEQIPDFLAKADIVISSTASPLPILGKGMVEKALKQRRHQPMLLVDIAVPRDIEAEVGELDDAFLYTVDDLHSIIEQNMASRKEAAEQAELITEDQSHLFMEWIRSLESVDSIREYRSQSLAIKDELVERALNKLSQGSDSEQVILELANRLTNRLIHSPTQALTSASRQGDLNTLGQLRTALGLDKN; encoded by the coding sequence ATGAGCCTAGTAATAATCGGGATAAACCATAAAACCGCCACGGTAGATTTGCGTGAAAAAGTCGCTTTCTCTCCAGACCGCATTCATGATGCCATGAAAAGCTTGGCCAGTCGCACCCGCACGGGTGAGGCTGTTATTGTGTCTACCTGTAACCGAACTGAGCTATATTGCAATAATGCTGAAAAGGAAGACATTATTGAATGGTTAGAAGATTATCATGGTTTAGATCATAGCGATTTAATGCCGTGTATCTACGTCTATGAAGAACAAGTTGCTGTCAAACATTTAATGCGGGTAGCGTCAGGTTTAGATTCTCTGGTGCTAGGCGAACCGCAAATTTTGGGACAGGTCAAACAAGCGTTTGTGAAAGCCAAAGAAGCAGGCACTATTGCATTAACCATCGATCGTTTATTTCAAAATACTTTCTCAGTGGCTAAAAAAGTGCGTACTGACACTGAAATCGGTGCCGCCGCGGTTTCTGTTGCCTTTGCCGCTGTCAGCATGGCCAAACATATTTTCTCATCATTGAGCACCACTAAGGTGTTACTCATTGGTGCTGGAGAAACCATTGAATTAGTCGCTAAGCACCTTAAAGATAATGGTGTTGCTTCTATGGTGGTGGCAAATCGCACGATTGAACGTGCTCAAGCCATGTGTGAAGAGTTTAATGCGACCGCAATTACCTTAGAACAAATACCAGACTTTCTCGCTAAAGCCGATATCGTGATATCCTCTACCGCCAGCCCTTTGCCTATTTTAGGCAAAGGTATGGTCGAAAAAGCGCTAAAACAGCGTCGTCACCAACCTATGTTGTTGGTGGATATTGCAGTTCCAAGAGATATTGAAGCAGAAGTCGGTGAGTTAGACGACGCATTCCTTTATACTGTAGACGATCTGCATAGCATAATTGAACAGAACATGGCTTCACGTAAAGAAGCCGCCGAGCAAGCAGAATTAATTACTGAAGATCAATCACACTTATTTATGGAGTGGATTAGGTCTTTAGAGTCAGTCGACAGTATTCGCGAATATCGCAGCCAGAGCTTGGCTATTAAAGATGAATTAGTTGAACGTGCCTTGAATAAATTATCTCAAGGCAGTGATAGTGAACAAGTGATACTTGAGTTAGCTAACAGGCTGACCAATCGTTTGATACATTCACCTACACAAGCGCTCACTTCAGCAAGCCGCCAAGGTGATTTGAATACGTTAGGCCAATTAAGAACTGCGCTTGGTTTAGATAAAAACTAA
- the lolB gene encoding lipoprotein insertase outer membrane protein LolB: protein MRLSASLFHTALITVLLVLAGCSVTPSDDFTPIDVTNAAQAKAWELQGKIAVKTSQDKFSTNLYWLHQPKANDLRLTTVLGTTVLTLKTNQGMATLEVDGKTYRDSNAQDLLTGISGWSIPLDSLPLWITGQIGSNDKIVSYNPDGTIKQLISHDSEANWVVSFLGWQQQSGALVPRLLKVERENVQIKIQTNQWTAVAAKTK from the coding sequence TTGCGTTTATCTGCATCTTTATTTCATACAGCTCTCATTACCGTGTTGCTTGTCTTAGCCGGTTGTAGTGTCACTCCATCTGATGATTTCACCCCTATCGATGTGACCAACGCAGCTCAAGCCAAAGCATGGGAACTTCAAGGCAAAATTGCCGTCAAGACATCGCAAGACAAATTCAGCACCAATTTGTATTGGCTACATCAACCTAAAGCAAATGATTTACGCCTAACAACGGTATTAGGCACTACAGTATTAACCCTTAAGACAAATCAAGGTATGGCGACACTTGAAGTTGACGGCAAAACCTATCGTGACAGTAATGCACAAGATTTACTGACAGGTATTAGCGGATGGTCAATCCCGCTTGATAGCCTTCCTTTATGGATTACCGGCCAAATTGGCAGCAATGATAAAATTGTCAGCTATAATCCTGATGGCACAATTAAACAATTAATCAGTCACGACTCTGAAGCCAATTGGGTAGTCAGTTTTCTCGGTTGGCAACAACAAAGCGGCGCGCTTGTGCCTAGGTTGTTGAAGGTTGAGCGTGAGAATGTACAAATAAAAATTCAAACTAATCAATGGACAGCGGTAGCAGCCAAAACTAAATAA
- a CDS encoding SirB2 family protein — protein METFYSLYPAVKHTHMMLVAMSVIFFIVRFVLHLRQSPIMEKKFVKVAPHVIDTFLLLSGFTLCFMIKQYPFVDPWMTEKIICVAAYIALGIMALKSNRNKLFKFFAFIGAIGWVVLAAKLAHFKQVVFMG, from the coding sequence ATGGAAACATTTTACAGTTTATATCCAGCGGTAAAGCATACTCACATGATGCTAGTTGCCATGAGTGTGATCTTTTTTATCGTGCGTTTTGTTTTGCATTTACGTCAGTCTCCTATTATGGAAAAAAAGTTTGTTAAAGTGGCGCCACATGTTATTGATACCTTTTTATTACTATCAGGCTTCACTCTTTGCTTTATGATCAAACAATATCCTTTTGTTGATCCATGGATGACAGAAAAAATCATCTGTGTTGCGGCATACATTGCTTTAGGCATCATGGCACTTAAATCTAACCGTAATAAACTGTTTAAGTTTTTTGCTTTTATCGGTGCAATAGGTTGGGTAGTGTTAGCGGCCAAACTGGCTCATTTTAAACAAGTCGTATTCATGGGTTAA
- a CDS encoding patatin family protein translates to MNVLTPTPLTNPYEASQPKMALIAEGGGQRGIFTAGVLDAWLDNDFDPFDLFIGTSAGSQNLTSFLSRQKGYAKRLIRGLSRHKRFYQLGRGLVGGNVVDLDWYFDKTTQGSFALDFTAAAKSLGQRELLITATNSRDRQGYFLRPNGDNDHWRELLKASSALPFLYKQGVKLAPWLTASAANQVQTDDDYPQADFYLDGGLAAPLPVREAYRRGARKIVVIRTVNADFHAQSAWVHKLKSWICVSGYCPKTIDYLVQHEHAYEQELAFIANPPDDVEIIQIFADDDLQSKLLGSTDMGLRHDYQTGITAGNTFLHTQKAFYSAHSQHPLESNAVMQSMTA, encoded by the coding sequence ATGAACGTCCTAACACCAACACCACTAACGAACCCTTATGAAGCATCACAACCCAAGATGGCACTGATTGCTGAAGGTGGTGGTCAGCGAGGGATATTCACTGCTGGTGTTTTAGATGCGTGGTTAGATAATGATTTTGATCCCTTTGATTTATTCATAGGCACATCTGCTGGTTCACAAAATCTCACGAGTTTTTTATCTCGCCAAAAAGGCTATGCCAAGCGATTAATCCGTGGGTTATCACGACATAAGCGATTTTACCAACTGGGCCGAGGGTTAGTTGGCGGAAATGTTGTCGATTTGGACTGGTACTTTGATAAAACGACTCAAGGTAGTTTTGCCTTAGACTTTACCGCAGCAGCAAAATCTTTGGGACAACGCGAGTTATTGATCACCGCAACTAATTCACGCGACCGACAAGGTTATTTCTTACGCCCAAATGGTGATAATGACCACTGGCGCGAATTGCTTAAAGCCTCAAGTGCATTACCCTTTCTATATAAACAGGGGGTTAAACTTGCGCCCTGGTTAACCGCCAGTGCAGCTAATCAAGTTCAGACCGACGATGATTACCCTCAAGCGGACTTTTATCTTGATGGTGGACTGGCTGCGCCGTTACCGGTTCGTGAAGCATATCGCCGTGGTGCGAGAAAAATAGTGGTAATTCGTACTGTTAATGCAGATTTTCATGCACAGTCTGCTTGGGTGCATAAATTAAAATCATGGATTTGTGTGTCAGGTTATTGTCCCAAAACCATAGATTACTTGGTTCAGCATGAACATGCTTACGAACAAGAGCTCGCGTTTATCGCCAATCCACCAGATGATGTCGAGATCATTCAAATTTTTGCTGATGATGATCTGCAAAGCAAATTGTTGGGTAGCACAGATATGGGCTTACGCCATGATTATCAAACCGGTATCACTGCGGGCAATACTTTTTTACACACTCAAAAGGCATTCTATTCTGCACATTCTCAGCATCCGCTAGAGTCGAATGCAGTCATGCAAAGCATGACTGCATAG
- the ispE gene encoding 4-(cytidine 5'-diphospho)-2-C-methyl-D-erythritol kinase: MTSTKSRKSAVSKSWPAPAKLNLFLHVTGQRADGYHELQTLFQFIDHCDYLDFHITDTPDLILHSTMSDSVANSDNLILKAAKSLKRYAQYQGGAHIWLEKLLPMGGGLGGGSSDAATTLVALNALWKTNISPSKLAEIGLSLGADVPVFINGLSAFAEGVGEKLITVQPPESWYLVIVPDVHVSTQDVFQHPDLPRNTPKLDMSSLMTQQWSNDCQKLVTTKHPQVANALSWLVEYAPSRMTGTGACVFGEFTHSQQALDALAKLPADMRGFVAKGMNKSPLQIRLEQL, from the coding sequence ATGACATCGACGAAATCACGCAAATCAGCGGTATCCAAAAGTTGGCCTGCTCCTGCAAAACTGAATTTATTTTTACATGTAACTGGCCAACGAGCCGATGGCTATCACGAATTACAAACACTATTTCAATTTATTGACCATTGTGACTACCTTGATTTTCATATCACAGACACACCAGATTTAATTCTCCATTCTACGATGTCCGATTCTGTCGCTAACAGCGATAACTTAATTCTTAAGGCCGCAAAATCACTTAAGCGTTACGCCCAATATCAAGGCGGTGCGCATATTTGGTTAGAAAAATTATTACCTATGGGTGGTGGTTTAGGCGGCGGTTCATCTGATGCGGCTACCACATTAGTGGCGCTAAATGCCTTATGGAAAACCAATATTTCACCCAGTAAACTGGCTGAAATTGGCTTATCGCTTGGTGCGGATGTCCCTGTTTTTATTAATGGTTTATCTGCGTTTGCCGAAGGTGTTGGTGAGAAGTTAATCACAGTACAACCACCCGAGTCATGGTATTTAGTTATTGTCCCTGATGTACATGTGTCAACCCAGGATGTTTTTCAACATCCTGATTTGCCACGTAACACACCAAAATTAGATATGAGTAGTTTAATGACTCAACAATGGAGCAATGATTGTCAGAAACTGGTCACAACTAAGCACCCTCAAGTTGCCAATGCCTTAAGCTGGCTGGTAGAATATGCGCCGTCGAGAATGACCGGAACAGGTGCATGCGTGTTCGGGGAATTTACACATTCGCAACAAGCCCTTGACGCTTTAGCCAAATTACCGGCTGATATGCGAGGTTTTGTCGCAAAAGGGATGAACAAGTCGCCATTACAAATACGACTTGAGCAGCTCTAA